A region of Desulfobacterales bacterium DNA encodes the following proteins:
- a CDS encoding response regulator, producing METKKTVLVVEDNRDSRELVAKVLKARGYGVVEAVDGEEALRLVEQVRPGLILMDISLPRMDGHEVTRRLKSSEELKAIPVIALTAHAMKGDREKALAAGCDGYITKPINIRELPGQIEQFLGEPDRK from the coding sequence ATGGAAACGAAAAAGACAGTGCTGGTTGTGGAAGATAATCGGGACAGCCGCGAACTGGTGGCCAAGGTACTCAAGGCGCGCGGCTATGGAGTGGTGGAGGCGGTTGACGGCGAGGAGGCCCTGCGGTTGGTGGAGCAGGTGCGGCCCGGCCTCATCCTGATGGACATCTCCCTGCCCAGGATGGACGGCCATGAGGTTACCCGGCGGCTGAAGAGCAGCGAGGAACTCAAGGCCATTCCGGTGATTGCCCTCACCGCCCATGCGATGAAGGGCGACCGGGAAAAGGCGCTGGCCGCCGGCTGTGACGGCTATATCACCAAGCCCATCAATATCAGGGAGCTGCCCGGCCAGATCGAGCAGTTCCTCGGCGAACCGGATCGGAAATGA